A genome region from Fodinibius salicampi includes the following:
- a CDS encoding sodium:solute symporter — translation MGTLAVIDWVVIGLYFLLIAGLAWWVIKQKTDTTTDYFLAGRHLGWIIVGTSIFASNIGSEHLVGLTGTGATDGVAMAHYELHAWCLLILGWVMLPFYIRSRVFTMPEFLEKRFSPLARTLLSGVSLLAYVLTKIAVGIFAGGIVFSVLIPELSFMGMNSFWIGSILVILFTGLYTVLGGLRAVAYTEAVQTLVLIFGSVMVLYYGLDAIGGWNRLYEVAGPEMFDLWKPIVPDGYSATWAPIMGDGEMAWYFNSNYPWLGMLFAAPIVGLWYWTTDQYIVQRALGAPNEKEGRRGTIAAAFLKLLPVFLFIIPGIIAFALAKSGEVQILQEQLMNQQGEIINENAQASFPLLVAHILPIGIRGIVVAGLLAALMSSLAGVFNASSTLFTMDFYSKFKPDASEQHLVWMGRLATVVMVIIGLLWIPVIQGSRGLYDYLQGVQAYLAPPIFVVFFFGIFFKRLNKQGALSALIIGLFLGVFRLAIDTPVMLGDGFTYAEGSFFWIVNNIFFQYYSLLIFLVCIAVMFGVSYMTDPPKYEKISGLTYGTLTDEDKRMSRESWNWVDVSLSVLLVAVIGFIYIYFS, via the coding sequence ATGGGAACATTAGCGGTAATTGACTGGGTAGTTATTGGACTATACTTTCTGCTTATTGCAGGACTTGCGTGGTGGGTAATAAAGCAAAAGACGGATACGACCACCGATTACTTTTTGGCGGGTCGACATCTGGGATGGATAATCGTCGGAACCTCAATTTTTGCATCTAATATTGGATCCGAGCACTTGGTAGGACTAACCGGGACGGGCGCTACAGATGGTGTAGCAATGGCCCATTACGAACTTCACGCTTGGTGTTTGTTGATTTTGGGATGGGTAATGCTCCCTTTCTATATACGTTCAAGAGTATTTACCATGCCTGAATTCCTGGAGAAGCGGTTTTCTCCTTTAGCGCGAACTTTATTATCAGGAGTATCGCTTCTTGCATATGTATTGACGAAAATTGCAGTTGGTATTTTTGCCGGTGGAATTGTTTTTAGCGTACTCATACCCGAGCTTTCTTTTATGGGGATGAACAGCTTTTGGATAGGTTCGATACTTGTAATTTTGTTTACTGGGCTATATACCGTTTTAGGGGGGCTCCGTGCCGTTGCCTATACTGAGGCCGTGCAAACGCTTGTACTTATTTTTGGTTCAGTAATGGTGCTTTATTACGGACTGGATGCTATTGGTGGCTGGAATCGATTGTACGAAGTAGCAGGTCCCGAAATGTTTGATTTATGGAAACCCATTGTGCCTGACGGCTACAGCGCAACCTGGGCTCCGATCATGGGAGATGGAGAAATGGCTTGGTATTTCAACAGTAACTATCCGTGGCTGGGAATGTTATTTGCTGCCCCTATTGTGGGACTTTGGTACTGGACAACCGACCAGTATATTGTACAGCGTGCTCTGGGTGCTCCCAATGAAAAAGAAGGTCGCCGTGGAACTATTGCCGCTGCATTCTTAAAGTTATTGCCGGTTTTTCTCTTTATTATTCCAGGTATTATTGCTTTTGCACTTGCGAAATCAGGAGAAGTGCAAATCCTGCAGGAACAACTGATGAATCAGCAGGGAGAGATTATTAATGAGAATGCTCAGGCATCTTTTCCCTTACTGGTCGCACACATCTTACCTATAGGGATACGGGGTATTGTGGTTGCCGGGCTTTTGGCTGCGTTGATGAGTTCTCTTGCCGGAGTATTTAACGCCTCTTCTACACTCTTTACGATGGACTTCTACAGTAAATTTAAGCCCGATGCCTCCGAACAGCACTTGGTATGGATGGGGCGTTTGGCAACGGTTGTTATGGTAATTATTGGCTTACTTTGGATACCGGTTATTCAGGGAAGCCGAGGATTGTATGATTACCTACAGGGAGTACAGGCATATTTGGCACCGCCTATATTTGTAGTATTCTTCTTCGGAATATTTTTTAAACGGCTCAATAAACAGGGGGCATTATCGGCCCTTATTATAGGACTATTTCTGGGAGTTTTCCGTTTAGCTATTGATACACCAGTAATGCTTGGAGATGGCTTTACCTATGCGGAAGGATCCTTTTTCTGGATTGTTAATAACATCTTTTTCCAATATTATAGCTTGTTGATTTTCTTAGTATGCATCGCGGTAATGTTTGGAGTGAGCTATATGACGGATCCTCCGAAGTACGAGAAGATTTCTGGATTAACGTACGGAACTCTTACCGATGAAGATAAACGAATGTCCCGAGAAAGCTGGAATTGGGTGGATGTCTCCCTTTCTGTTTTACTGGTTGCGGTTATAGGGTTCATCTACATCTACTTTAGTTGA
- a CDS encoding HAD family hydrolase, which produces MSSDTPGVIFDMDGVIVHSNPAHKKAIQDFCKIHNQDVSQSFLENRLYGRTNKEWIPELFGEISAERLTKLADQKEQMFRDMFVPENNIVEGIHKFLEMLRENNIPMAVATSAPGENADYILSRLSITDYFNAILDSSHVTTGKPDPEVYIKASKALGKDPESCIVFEDSVSGVEAGRQAGAAVIGVTTTHTEEELSPCSMMIENFKNLELNQIIDLATTK; this is translated from the coding sequence ATGTCTTCTGATACTCCCGGCGTTATTTTCGATATGGATGGTGTGATCGTCCATAGTAATCCAGCTCATAAAAAAGCTATTCAGGATTTTTGCAAAATACATAATCAGGATGTTTCCCAATCCTTCCTTGAAAACCGACTTTATGGCCGTACTAACAAGGAATGGATTCCTGAACTGTTTGGAGAGATCAGTGCTGAACGTCTAACAAAACTCGCAGATCAAAAGGAACAGATGTTCCGGGATATGTTTGTGCCTGAGAATAATATCGTAGAAGGAATTCACAAATTTCTGGAAATGCTTAGGGAGAACAATATTCCAATGGCTGTTGCCACATCAGCTCCCGGAGAAAACGCAGATTATATTCTATCTCGCCTTTCCATTACCGATTATTTTAATGCTATTCTCGATTCTTCACACGTAACAACCGGTAAACCCGATCCGGAAGTATATATCAAAGCATCGAAAGCACTTGGAAAAGATCCGGAGTCTTGTATTGTATTCGAAGATTCGGTTTCGGGTGTTGAAGCGGGACGGCAGGCCGGCGCAGCTGTTATTGGAGTAACCACTACTCATACTGAAGAAGAGTTATCTCCATGCTCAATGATGATTGAAAACTTTAAAAATCTTGAGCTTAATCAAATTATTGATTTAGCTACTACGAAATAG
- a CDS encoding arabinan endo-1,5-alpha-L-arabinosidase, with the protein MKSLYTTMMLCAFLIVGLLSSTVQAQIGHDRIPIHDPVMVEHEGTYYAFATGEGIAVWSSPDMKSWSPEEQVFDSPPEWSLELVPDFNNVMWAPDIAEQDGTFYLYYSVSQFGRNNSAIGVVTNETLNPDDPNFEWTDHGILVQSVPGRDMWNAIDPNLAFDDNGTPWLSFGSFWMGLKIVKLKDNLTEIVKAPQDREWHTIAARHRHWKVDERDAGDAANPELNYEELYSDDLLEANRNMENGAVEAPFIFKKNDYYYLFVSMDRCCRGLESSYKIKVGRSKDITGPFLDKSGQKMIHGGGTLIAKENEDWAAVGHQAAYTFDGTDYLIFHGYDKSDEGKAKLIIREIKWEKNWPSITL; encoded by the coding sequence ATGAAATCTTTGTATACCACAATGATGCTTTGTGCATTTCTCATTGTAGGGTTGCTGTCATCGACAGTACAGGCCCAAATTGGACACGATCGAATTCCAATTCATGATCCAGTCATGGTTGAGCATGAGGGTACTTATTACGCCTTTGCCACTGGCGAAGGCATTGCGGTATGGTCTTCCCCCGATATGAAAAGCTGGAGTCCTGAAGAGCAGGTATTCGACTCTCCCCCGGAATGGAGTCTTGAACTGGTTCCCGACTTCAACAACGTAATGTGGGCACCGGATATCGCAGAACAGGATGGTACCTTTTACTTGTATTACTCGGTTTCGCAATTCGGTCGCAATAATTCTGCTATCGGGGTCGTGACGAACGAAACTCTCAATCCCGATGACCCAAATTTTGAATGGACTGATCACGGTATTCTTGTACAATCCGTGCCCGGCCGTGATATGTGGAATGCTATTGATCCGAACCTCGCTTTCGATGATAATGGAACCCCCTGGCTGTCATTTGGTTCTTTTTGGATGGGATTAAAAATCGTAAAACTGAAAGATAATCTGACTGAAATTGTTAAAGCTCCCCAAGATCGGGAATGGCACACTATCGCTGCCCGCCACCGCCATTGGAAAGTGGATGAGCGAGATGCAGGTGACGCAGCCAACCCCGAACTTAACTACGAAGAGCTATATTCCGATGATTTACTCGAAGCCAATCGAAATATGGAAAACGGTGCCGTTGAAGCTCCTTTCATTTTTAAAAAGAACGACTACTACTACTTGTTTGTGTCGATGGACCGATGCTGCCGCGGACTGGAAAGCTCCTATAAAATTAAGGTGGGACGTTCTAAAGATATTACCGGACCCTTTCTCGATAAGTCCGGTCAAAAAATGATTCACGGCGGCGGTACCCTTATTGCCAAAGAAAATGAGGATTGGGCGGCAGTTGGCCACCAGGCAGCTTATACTTTTGATGGAACCGATTATTTAATTTTCCACGGCTATGATAAATCTGATGAAGGCAAAGCTAAACTGATTATTAGGGAAATTAAATGGGAAAAAAACTGGCCAAGCATTACTCTGTAA
- a CDS encoding arabinan endo-1,5-alpha-L-arabinosidase, with amino-acid sequence MESQKRIHKVFLFILLTLCIVPATTAQSNDVRVHDPVMIEHEGTFYLFSTGRGVSVRSSPDMQDRTREDPVFEKAPEWTSEVVPDFRNHIWAPDIAEHEGTFYLYYSVSQFGRNNSAIGVATNETLNPDDPDFEWIDHGPVVQSVPGRDMWNAIDPNLTFDDEGTPWLSFGSYWLGLKIVKLQKNLTEVATSPQSWRTIASRHRYWKLDERTAGNSSSGDIEAPFVFKKNGYYYLFASWDRCCADEESTYKIVVGRSKNITGPYLDKADQKMIHGGGSLVAKGKGKWAAVGHNAAYTFDNADYLVFHGYDKTDDGDSKLIIREITWEDGWPTITL; translated from the coding sequence ATGGAATCACAAAAAAGGATTCATAAGGTATTCCTTTTTATTCTTCTGACATTATGCATCGTTCCAGCAACAACCGCACAGTCAAACGATGTGCGAGTTCATGATCCGGTTATGATTGAGCATGAGGGAACCTTTTATCTATTTAGCACCGGACGGGGTGTATCAGTTCGCTCCTCTCCCGATATGCAGGATAGGACACGGGAGGATCCGGTCTTTGAAAAAGCCCCGGAATGGACCTCAGAGGTAGTTCCCGATTTTCGAAATCACATCTGGGCACCGGATATCGCCGAACACGAGGGTACCTTTTATTTGTATTATTCGGTCTCACAATTTGGACGCAATAATTCTGCTATCGGAGTGGCAACGAATGAAACCCTTAACCCCGATGATCCCGATTTTGAATGGATTGATCACGGACCTGTCGTTCAATCCGTACCCGGACGTGATATGTGGAATGCTATCGATCCGAACCTGACTTTTGATGATGAAGGCACGCCTTGGCTATCATTTGGCTCCTATTGGTTGGGATTAAAAATTGTCAAACTTCAGAAGAATCTAACCGAGGTTGCTACCTCTCCTCAATCTTGGAGAACCATTGCATCACGGCACCGCTATTGGAAGTTAGATGAACGAACCGCCGGAAATAGTTCCAGTGGGGATATAGAAGCCCCTTTCGTTTTCAAGAAAAACGGGTATTATTATCTATTTGCTTCCTGGGACCGGTGCTGTGCTGATGAAGAAAGTACCTATAAAATTGTGGTTGGCCGATCTAAAAATATCACAGGTCCCTACCTGGATAAAGCTGATCAAAAAATGATTCATGGTGGGGGTTCTCTGGTGGCCAAAGGTAAGGGAAAATGGGCAGCGGTAGGACATAACGCTGCCTATACTTTTGATAATGCCGATTACCTGGTATTTCACGGATACGATAAAACTGATGACGGTGATTCAAAGCTTATCATCAGAGAAATAACCTGGGAAGACGGATGGCCCACGATAACTCTATAA